A section of the Pedobacter sp. HDW13 genome encodes:
- a CDS encoding ATP-binding protein — translation MGKENLISKVAVRVKTKGKYTGSGYVYLPSEESEWIYILTAKHCIYGKSFKAKPILKQILISRKKTESSEILSSYSLLDTDSIIVKNENSPDILALKLKRESLEGALGRFPVTYLSNYEYSELVGVFKGFPSLTNNEIPLTSGVEIISQDSEGANIHAQCNNDFSDENTSGDYNVEGYSGSGLCIEVNEKLFLIGLISKYSEAGRRFEASKIAPWMEEMIAGISIYSAKEERLVPYSLAFKQNKLAISALGPRYSPELNLKLKIGENFDTLALTSAKKEELQSNLNLLVEVYKGLLDSYSKLGKIEKSSFNRKKQTITFGYNTKGNLFTGKEIILKIGELIAYFSEAFNSSRLLELDWNEIRKKQRQSYDFGYGMYNIMYSLKSHFISTTVQFDDFDKAVSIFSREAERFIGAGQNFDKSLILIEGEPGSGKSHLLADIVTQRTEANKFTLLFLGQNFDGIHRPWDQILTQLGCSCELTSFLEIIDAKGRRINERVFIMIDAINEGEGIVSWRDGFRNFVDAIKPYQYIGLVISYRTTYRDFLFQATELQDIFIIRHSGFSGFEREAFISFAKHYELPIDSVPMLNKEFGNPLFLKLLCIGLKKDQANIRDFKKIGIDRIFQYYIEYVNREIGKHKEFGYAWHKINHVKRVLDFYTAKVVKIEDRNLDYEDAFLLTEDVVHRFLGKPGFLDKLIDENIFIDTIKYISRTDLRYQVTYAYDRLGDHLMAKELIASLPDPLNPNWHNQGMFKTILSDAQSNKLNQGLIDALSIQLPEQRQKEFWEVLPKEKQYAPAIVRAFYKSFSWRTAKVDSEKLEAFTQGYIETEGLSKNSFYDELIDMCLETDQPFNAFFLHGMLSDFSMADRDASWNIYLNDRYSDNQVGSEINVVKRLLKWAWKINDGIVYDEETVSLAVTALGWFLTSTNRTLRDISTKVLIHIFLTYQDHLLTWVEKFRMVNDPYVTQRVYAIAYGCAVKSSGEFLKSIADYIYKNFFETSEIIPDILARDYARSIIEYAVFRKVGIYNVREIRPPYNSSLESKLPANKEIALMEEKIGEGSAGKFNAGISILNSMITEKGRDGRMYGDFGRYVFQSALRPWKNANIQGLSNLAVKYIFDKYGYNIDKHGSFDREGGYNARIGKRLNERIGKKYQWIAFYEILARVADNDLSFSYNGPWEPYVRDIDPTFLENPEKAKIHLDFDVPDFAVWKDVPDPEWMSSHRYAFDPLSVISFKENNKPEIEWLALEANESYSSSNKSGAFDFSTPYKDFYYQLRSYLVAEDSYYSITNRLMTEDFMGRWMPEAHTVHELLNREFYWSPAFKDFIKENPEWRNIQVNRKYIGSVAPTAIDFLWEEEFDNSKDQVTNFHKPSMELFKALELEYGQEEGEFVNSKGEVVCFDPHVRHDSKSRLLVERKILEKQLKKKGLRIFWTVLGKGE, via the coding sequence ATGGGAAAAGAAAATTTAATTTCAAAAGTTGCCGTCAGGGTAAAGACAAAAGGTAAGTATACCGGAAGCGGATATGTGTACCTACCCAGCGAAGAATCTGAATGGATTTATATTTTAACGGCAAAACATTGTATCTACGGAAAAAGCTTCAAGGCAAAACCAATTTTAAAACAGATCCTAATTTCAAGAAAGAAAACAGAGAGTTCAGAAATTTTGTCCTCATATTCTTTATTGGATACAGATTCCATTATTGTAAAAAATGAAAATTCTCCCGATATTCTTGCACTCAAATTAAAGCGGGAATCCCTAGAAGGTGCTTTGGGAAGATTCCCGGTTACTTATCTTTCAAATTATGAATATTCCGAGCTCGTCGGAGTATTCAAAGGCTTTCCTTCCCTCACAAATAATGAAATTCCATTGACATCCGGCGTGGAAATAATTTCACAGGATAGCGAAGGGGCAAATATCCACGCCCAGTGCAACAATGACTTTAGTGATGAAAATACCTCAGGCGATTATAATGTAGAAGGGTATTCTGGAAGTGGTCTGTGTATAGAGGTAAATGAAAAATTATTTTTGATAGGGTTAATCTCTAAATATAGCGAAGCCGGCAGACGATTTGAGGCGAGCAAAATTGCTCCTTGGATGGAGGAAATGATTGCCGGTATAAGCATTTACAGTGCAAAGGAAGAACGCCTTGTCCCCTATTCCTTGGCATTCAAACAAAATAAATTGGCCATTTCTGCTTTAGGCCCTAGGTACTCCCCAGAACTAAACCTCAAGCTGAAAATAGGCGAAAACTTTGATACACTGGCTCTGACATCTGCAAAGAAAGAAGAGCTGCAATCAAACTTGAACTTGTTGGTTGAGGTTTATAAAGGCCTATTGGATTCATACTCGAAATTAGGCAAGATTGAAAAATCCTCTTTTAATCGAAAAAAACAAACAATAACCTTTGGTTATAACACAAAAGGTAACCTATTTACCGGAAAAGAGATTATTTTGAAGATAGGGGAATTGATAGCCTATTTTTCAGAAGCATTTAATAGCAGCCGCTTACTCGAACTTGATTGGAATGAAATTCGGAAGAAGCAACGCCAATCATATGATTTTGGTTATGGCATGTATAATATAATGTATTCTTTAAAAAGTCATTTTATATCTACAACGGTTCAGTTTGATGACTTTGATAAAGCAGTCTCAATTTTTTCTCGGGAGGCCGAAAGATTCATCGGTGCAGGACAAAATTTTGATAAGTCATTAATACTTATCGAAGGAGAACCTGGATCTGGAAAATCGCATCTTTTAGCAGATATTGTAACGCAAAGAACTGAAGCAAATAAATTTACCTTGCTGTTTCTTGGACAAAACTTTGACGGGATCCATCGTCCATGGGATCAAATATTAACCCAACTTGGTTGCAGCTGCGAACTCACTTCGTTTCTTGAAATTATTGATGCGAAAGGCCGTAGAATTAATGAGCGGGTATTTATTATGATCGATGCCATTAATGAAGGCGAAGGAATTGTATCATGGCGAGATGGGTTCAGAAATTTTGTCGATGCCATAAAACCATACCAATACATAGGATTGGTTATAAGCTATAGGACTACTTATAGGGATTTCCTTTTCCAGGCTACAGAACTCCAAGATATTTTTATTATCAGACACTCCGGCTTTTCTGGCTTTGAGCGTGAAGCATTCATTTCCTTTGCTAAACACTATGAATTGCCTATCGATAGCGTACCTATGCTCAATAAGGAGTTTGGCAATCCATTATTTTTAAAGTTGCTATGCATTGGGCTAAAAAAGGATCAGGCCAATATTAGGGATTTCAAGAAGATTGGCATTGACCGGATTTTTCAATATTATATTGAATATGTCAACCGTGAAATAGGGAAACATAAAGAATTTGGTTATGCATGGCACAAAATAAATCACGTTAAACGCGTTCTTGATTTTTATACAGCTAAGGTGGTGAAGATCGAAGATCGCAACTTGGATTATGAAGATGCATTTTTGCTCACAGAAGATGTAGTTCACCGCTTTTTAGGTAAACCAGGATTTTTGGATAAGCTAATTGACGAAAATATTTTTATTGATACCATTAAATATATTTCACGAACAGATTTGAGGTACCAAGTTACGTATGCATATGACAGATTAGGTGATCATTTAATGGCTAAGGAGCTTATAGCTAGCCTCCCGGATCCGTTGAATCCAAATTGGCACAACCAAGGCATGTTCAAAACTATTCTCTCCGATGCACAATCGAACAAACTTAACCAAGGATTGATTGATGCCCTCAGTATACAGTTACCAGAACAAAGGCAAAAGGAATTTTGGGAAGTCTTGCCTAAAGAAAAACAATATGCCCCGGCAATAGTCAGAGCGTTTTACAAAAGTTTTTCCTGGCGCACCGCAAAAGTCGATTCAGAAAAACTTGAGGCGTTTACCCAGGGCTATATTGAAACAGAAGGATTGTCCAAAAATTCATTTTATGATGAACTTATTGACATGTGCCTGGAAACGGACCAACCTTTCAACGCATTTTTCCTGCATGGCATGTTAAGTGATTTTTCAATGGCAGATCGAGATGCATCATGGAATATTTATTTGAATGATAGATATAGCGATAATCAGGTAGGTAGCGAGATAAATGTCGTGAAACGGCTTTTAAAATGGGCCTGGAAAATTAATGATGGAATTGTCTATGATGAGGAGACTGTTTCTCTTGCCGTTACTGCTCTTGGATGGTTTCTCACCAGTACCAACAGAACCTTAAGGGATATTTCAACCAAAGTGCTCATACACATCTTTCTAACTTATCAAGATCATTTACTTACCTGGGTTGAAAAATTCAGAATGGTAAACGATCCATACGTAACCCAGAGGGTATATGCAATTGCTTATGGATGCGCAGTAAAATCATCGGGGGAATTTTTGAAATCAATAGCAGATTACATTTATAAAAATTTCTTTGAAACAAGTGAAATCATTCCTGATATCCTAGCTAGGGACTATGCCAGAAGTATTATAGAATACGCTGTTTTCAGGAAAGTAGGAATTTATAATGTAAGGGAAATAAGGCCACCATACAATAGCTCCCTGGAGAGCAAACTTCCAGCCAATAAGGAAATTGCACTTATGGAAGAAAAAATCGGCGAGGGGTCTGCTGGTAAATTCAATGCCGGTATTTCAATATTAAATTCCATGATAACAGAGAAGGGTCGGGATGGTCGAATGTACGGGGACTTTGGCAGGTATGTTTTTCAAAGCGCTTTAAGACCTTGGAAGAATGCGAATATCCAAGGATTAAGCAATCTTGCCGTAAAATATATTTTTGACAAATACGGCTATAATATAGATAAGCATGGATCATTTGATCGGGAAGGCGGGTATAATGCTCGCATTGGGAAAAGGCTAAATGAAAGAATCGGTAAAAAATATCAATGGATTGCTTTTTATGAAATCCTTGCCCGCGTGGCAGATAATGACCTTTCATTTTCCTATAATGGGCCATGGGAACCCTATGTCCGGGATATTGACCCAACATTTTTAGAGAACCCGGAAAAAGCCAAAATCCATTTGGATTTTGATGTGCCGGATTTTGCGGTTTGGAAAGATGTACCAGACCCAGAGTGGATGTCATCACATCGTTATGCCTTTGATCCTTTGTCCGTTATTTCATTTAAGGAAAATAACAAACCGGAAATCGAGTGGTTGGCACTAGAAGCCAATGAGAGCTATTCTAGTTCTAATAAATCCGGAGCATTTGATTTTTCAACCCCATATAAGGACTTCTATTATCAATTGCGTAGTTACCTGGTTGCCGAAGATTCCTATTACTCCATTACAAATAGATTAATGACAGAAGATTTTATGGGCAGATGGATGCCAGAAGCACATACAGTCCATGAATTATTGAACCGCGAATTTTACTGGTCACCAGCATTTAAAGACTTTATAAAGGAGAACCCTGAATGGCGAAATATTCAAGTCAATAGAAAATATATTGGAAGTGTTGCCCCTACTGCCATAGACTTTCTTTGGGAGGAAGAATTTGACAACAGTAAGGATCAAGTCACAAATTTCCATAAGCCATCTATGGAATTGTTCAAAGCACTCGAACTTGAGTATGGTCAAGAAGAAGGCGAATTTGTAAACAGTAAAGGGGAAGTTGTTTGTTTCGACCCGCATGTAAGGCACGATAGCAAAAGCCGGCTTCTTGTTGAACGCAAAATTTTAGAAAAACAATTAAAGAAAAAGGGATTACGAATCTTTTGGACTGTTCTGGGGAAAGGAGAATAA